ACATTTATGTATCGCCCAGCCAGATCAGACGTTTCGGTTTACGCACCGGTGACACCGTTAGCGGCAAAATCCGCCCGCCGAAGGAAGGCGAACGCTACTTCGCGATGTTGAAGGTCGAAAGCATCAACTTCGAATCGCCAGAACAATCCAAAAACAAAATCTCCTTTTCCAACCTGACACCGCTGTTTGCCAATAAACGTTTCCGCCTGGAGCAAGGCAACGGCACCAGTGAAGATTTAACCGCCCGTATCATCGACTTGATTGCCCCTATCGGTAAAGGTCAGCGCGGCCTGATCGTTTCGCCGCCGAAAGCCGGTAAAACCATGATTATGCAAAGCATCGCCCATGCGATTGCCGAGAACAATCCCGAGTGTTATCTGATCGTACTACTGATCGACGAGCGCCCGGAAGAGGTGACTGAGATGGAACGGTGCGTGCGCGGCGAAGTAGTGTCCAGTACTTTCGACGAGCCGGCTACCCGCCACGTACAAGTGGCGGATATGGTCATCGAAAAAGCCCGGCGCATGGTTGAACACAAGCACGACGTGGTTATCCTGTTAGACTCGATTACCCGTCTGGCCCGCGCTTACAACATGGTGGTACCGTCTTCCGGCAAACTGTTGTCCGGTGGTGTCGACGCCAACGCGCTGGAAAAACCTAAACGTTTTTTCGGTGCGGCGCGGAATATCGAAGAAGGCGGCAGCTTGACCATCATCGCAACCGCGCTGGTGGAAACCGGCTCGAGGATGGACGAGGTGATCTTTGAGGAATTCAAAGGCACCGGTAACATGGAGTTGCACCTTGAGCGGAAAATCGCTGAAAAACGTATCTATCCGGCCATTAACATCAACCGCTCCGGCACGCGCCGCGAAGAATATCTGGTCGATCCGGACGAACTGCAAAAAACCTGGATTTTGCGCAAAATCCTACAGCCAATGGACGAATTGGCGGCATCCGAGTTTTTGCTGGGCAAACTCAAGGACTTTAAAACCAACGCCGCATTTTTCGATTCGATGAAGCGCTGAGCGCAAAACCTCTGTACCGACGAGCGCTACAGCGCTCGTCACAAACTCGTCAAACATCCCCACCGCTGTTTTTCTCTTTTTTGTCATAAAACACAGAAGCCTAGACTCATTCTGATGCGCAGCCAGCAGCGCGCCAGCACATTTGATGGTTGTCGATGCGATTAATTTTGTTATATTGCGCGACGACCTTAAACGAGGAGTATGGCCTTGCGAACAACCAGCAAATTTTTTATGCAATTCGTCCGATTAGCCGGCCCCTTCTGGTGCTCGGAAAATAAGACGACCATTCGGACCTTATCGGCGTTTTTGGTCGCGTTAACAGTGGCGCAAATTGCGGTGTCGGTCATTATTACCGAATGGAGCGCGGATTTATTCGATGCCTTGGAGCAGCGCTCTATGTCGAGGCTGTTTACCCAAGTTGGGCTGATCGTCTTGATTTTTATCGCGAATATGGCAATCACGGCAACCCATTTGGTCGTCAAACGTCGCTTGCAACTGAGCTGGAGGGGGTGGCTAACCGATAAATTGATCGGGCAATGGATGCGCGACGGCCGGCATTATCTGGTTACCCACTTACCGGGTCAGCACGATAATCCTGACGGACGCATCGCCGAAGATGTCCGCATTTCCACTGAATACGCAATCGATCTGTTACACACTTTCTTTTACTGCGTGCTGTTGTTGACCAGTTTTACCGAGATCCTTTGGACCTTGTCGGGGACCGTTACGGTAAATCTAGGTTTGGTCGAAATCCCGGTTCAAGGCCATTTGGTCTGGTTGGCGCTGATTTACGCCGCTAGCGCATCCACGCTGGGTTGGTGGATAGGTAAGCCGCTCACCATGGCTACCGACAATAGACAGACCGTGGAAGCCAATTTCCGCTTCGCGCTGGTCAAAGCCCGGGAGAATGCGCAAGCCATTGCCTTGATCCACGGTGAGCGCCATGAGAATCCGCATTTTCATCATTTATTCGGAAACATTGTCGATGCCTGGAATCAACAAACCCATGCCTGGCAGCGGATCACCATGTTCAGTTCCGGTTATTCGATATTGTCTATGGCATTTCCTATCTTGGTGTCGGCGCCGCGCTTTATTCTCGGTACGATCAGCCTGGGAGCGTTGATGCAATCCGCGCAGGCGTTCCAGCAAATGGTCGCGGCTTTGTCCTGGCCGGTTGACAATATGGGTAAAGTGGCGGAATGGCGGGCCTCTGTCGAGCGAGTTTTGGGATTGAGCAAGGCCCTGGAGCAATTGGAACGCGAAATAGCCAAGCCCGACCCCTATCGGATTCGCTTGGTGAAAAGCGACAAATCCGTATTGGCGTTTCGCGATTTATGCATTTCGCGGTTGGACAGAATCGTCTGCGTGTCCACTCTCAATGAAGAAATCAAGGCCGGAGAGCGGGTGTTGATTGCCGGCAATGCGTTTTCCGGTAACAAGCTGTTCAAAGCCATAGCAGGTCTGTGGCCATGGGGCGAAGGCATAATTGAATTGCCGGATGATGAAACCATGTTTTTTATGCCGCCGCGTCCTTATCTGCCTACCGGCACCTTGCGCGCATCAATTTGCTACCCATCCAATCCCTCCACTTTCGATCAACAGATACTTGAAAATGCCCTTCAACTGGCCGGAGTGAAAGAGTTGGAGGAACAGCTCGACCAGGTTGCGGATTGGGAAAAGAATCTTGAGCGCGAACAACAACAACGCTTGGGCTTGGTGCGGCTGTTGTTGCACAAACCCAAATGGATATTGATGCAGGAAGCCTTTGATTCGCTCGACCCTGACAGCGAAGTGGACATGGTCAATCTAATCCATAAAAGGCTCACGGATTCCGCTGTCCTGACCATCACCAAGGTGCCCAATATACAGGCCTTGTACAAGCGGCGGATTACGCTCTGCTAAAAAAAACGCGCTAAGCCGTCCGCACTACCGAGGTTATCCGGATGTCTGCCAATAAACTGCGCGGGGTCAATCTGGGCGGTTGGTTGGTTTTAGAAAAATGGATGACGCCCAGTTTGTTTGCCGGGTTGAATGCCAGGGACGAGACCAGTTGGTGCGTCGAATTGGGCCGCGAAGCCGAAACCCGTTTGCAGCAACATTGGCAAACCTTCATCACCCGCGCCGACTTTGCCTGGTTGGCGCAAGTCGGGATCAATGCGGTACGCATCCCGGTTGGCTATTGGCTGTTCGCAGCCGATTATCCCTATCATCATAGTTTCGGCGCCGTGCGATTTCCTTTTGTCGGCGGCGGCATACAGGTGCTTGACCGGGCTTTCGATTGGGCTGAAGAATTTGGCTTAAAGGTCGTTGTCGATCTCCATGCCGCTCCCGGCTGTCAGAACGGTTTCGATAATGGCGGCATCCAGGACGTTTGCGAGTGGCATACTCAAAACAGCTATATCGACTATTCCCTGGAGACCCTCGAGAGATTGGCCCAGCGTTACGGCAAACACGCGGCTTTGCACGGAATTGAGATCTTAAACGAGCCGCGCTGGGATGTGGATACTGAACTGTTGAAACGTTACACCGAAGCCGCTTATTGGCGCATTCGCCGCCATTGTCCGGCCGAACAGGTGGCGGTGATATTTCATGATGGTTTCCGGTCGTTTCGCGAATACGCCGGTTTTTTACAGTCGCCCGAGCATGGTAATGTGATCTTTGACATACACCGTTATCAATGTTTTGTACAGGACGATATCGACAGGGATATTTATCGGCATCTGCAAAAAGTGGTTTGCGATTGGAAAGCAGAAGCTGACGAGATTATCAGCGGCCTGGGTTTGCCGACCTACGTCGGCGAATGGAGTTTGGGGTTGGATGCAAAACTGGCGGCGCTTTGGGCCGAGGGGCCTTTCGATCATGTCCATACGCAGATGGACGACATGCAGTTCGATATCGCTTGTCGCGGCTACGCGGCCGCCCAACTGGCCGTGTTCGAAAAGTATCTGGGCTGGTTTTTCTGGAGTTATAAAACCGAGAATATGCCGCAATGGAATTTTCGGGAATGCGTCGAGCGTGGCTGGTTACCGGGTAAGTATGCTTGACGCTTGGGGCTATTGCTAAAATATTTGGTATTTTAAGTGGGGGATTTGCGTTCTGGAACGTCTTACTATTAACAGCATCATAGCAATCATGCCGAATGGGTATGCTTTAGCCGATAATGATGATTAGGTGTAATATGAAAACAAGACGATCTCGAACCAAATTGGACAAAATGTCGCCGGAAGCCTTGGATGCCTGCTTCCCGTCGGCGCGCTATTTTCAAGTTCACTTCGAATATCTGCATGAAACCATCAATGAACTGAAACAGCAGCTTACTCAGTCCAACCAGCAAATTGCCGAACTGCAACAGCAGCTACAAGCCCAGTCGTTGGCCGAAATGCCAACGGTAAATTATGCTGCCGAGACAAAGTCCACGGGTAATTTGCGTCAGTCTTAACAGACCTAAGGTTGCTTTAGATAGCCGTCACTGTTCTTTTCGACCCAGCGTGTTTGCCCGGATTCCAAGGTTTCCCGTTTCCAGAACGGTGCCTGGCTTTTCAAGTTTTCCATAATGAAGCGGCTGGCGTCAAAAGCGTCACCGCGATGCGCGGACCACACTGCCACCAGCACCAGCGTATCGTTGGGCCATACCTGGCCGATGCGATGAATCAGCAACACCTCCAACAATTGCCACTGACTTTGGGCTTGTTCGACAATACGCTGTAATTGTTTTTCGGTCATCCCTGGATAATGCTCCAGGTACATACCGCGTACCTCGTCGCCTTGATTAAAGTCACGCATGGTGCCGACAAAGACACCGGTGGCGCCGTATTTGCCGGCCATGTCGACAGCCTGGGTTTGAAAATCGGCCAGTTCTTGCCAGGGGTCGAAAATCTCGCCGCTGAGTTTGATGGTATTCATTTCAACCTCCGGTCACCGGTGGAAAAAACGCCACGTCGTCGCCGTCGCTAACCTTGGCATCCAGACCGACGTACTCCATATTCACCGCCGCCAATAGCGTATCGGGTATGTCCATGTCTGGATTAGCGCGGTGCCAGACCTCGAGCACTGTCAACGGCGCATCGATTGTTAGCTCGTCGTAGCTGCGGCCGACGCGATCCTTCAAGCTTGCAAAGTAAAGCACTTTAATCGACATCTTTATTCACCCGGTAATACAATGCTTGGCTGATTCCACTTGCCTAGTATGCCATGTCCCATTCGCCGCTCACTCATTTTAATGCCGCCGGAGAAGCCCATATGGTGGATGTCGGGGATAAGGCCATCACCCAGCGTCAGGCGGTTTGCGAGGGGTACATCGAGATGCAGCCGGAAACCTTGGCACTGATTGTGGCCGGCACCCACAAGAAGGGCGACGTGCTGGGCATCGCCCGCATTGCCGGCATCATGGCCAGTAAAAAAACCGCCGACCTGATTCCCTTATGCCACCCATTGCCGATCAGCCATGTCGAGCTTAGCCTGCAGGCCCAAACCGACCTGCATCGCGTGTATTGTCAAACCACCGTCAAGACTACCGGCCAAACCGGCGTGGAAATGGAAGCCCTCACCGCGACCCAGATTGCTTTGCTGACTATTTACGATATGTGCAAAGCCGTGGATCGCGGTATGACGATTCAAGGGGTGCGCTTGCTGGAAAAAAGCGGCGGCAAATCCGGGCACTGGCGACGGGACGACGCTTAAATCAAGCCTTGCCGCTTACTCGTCGGCCTTCTTGTCAGGCGGACGGTTGATGATTTTTTCGTCTATGGCTTTGTGTAGCAAACGAATCAGTTCCGCCGAGCCATCTTCGCCAAACTCCAAATCTTCCGGTTTTGTCAGGCTGGCGTTGACGGTTAAGCCACGCCGCTCTTCTTTCAACTTGATGGTGTATTCGGCTTCGTCGTAATCATTATTCAATAAAGCGCGCAACAAGCCGACATCTTTGCCGCTGGTGTCGGGGTCATAACGCACCTGAAAGCGTTGATCTTCCTGGCTTTTATCCAGCACTTCGATATTGCTGATTTTCAGCGCCGTGGCGACCATTTCCCAAGCCCGGTCGGGGCGGGTTTTCAAGGTAAGCAGAGGCTTGCCCCCTTCGTCGGTAAACGCCATCAAATCGGCCAAAGCCGACTTGGGCTTTAAATCGTCGGCAGCCACTGCCGGTTGCGGATTGGCGTGTTCTATCGGTAAAACCGGCGGTAGTTCCAGGTGGTGGGTGTCGCGGTATTTGTCCGGCGCATCCGCGCAAGCTACCAGCAACAGGCAAGGCAGGCTGTAAGTCAGCGTTCTCAACAACATAAGGCTCACTCGCAAAAAAAGCGTCTATGTTCCAGCACCGGGAAAGACAGGCGGGTTTTTTCCAGGCGGCTTTTATCGACTTCGGCGCTGACAAAGCCCGGGCCGGTTTTGTAACAATCCAGTACCACGCCCCAAGGATCGATTACCATGCTGTGGCCGTAGGTTTGCCGGCCGTTCATATGAAAGCCGCCTTGGTTTGGCGCGATGACGTAGCAGAGGTTTTCGATGGCGCGGGCCCGCAACAATACTTCCCAGTGCGCGGCGCCGGTTTTGGCGGTAAACGCGGAAGGTATCACCAATATATCCAGGCCTTGCCGGGTCATCGGCCGGAAAAATTCCGGAAAGCGTAAGTCGTAGCAAACCGCCACACCCAGCCGGCCGAACGGCGTATCGATCACGCAGGAGGCGTCGCCGGCTTCAACGGAGTCGGATTCGCGGTATTCCTCGGCGGTATCCGGTACGCTGACGTCGAATAAATGCACTTTGTCGTAACGGGCGACTCGCTCGCCCTGCTCGTTGTAGATCAAACAAGCCGCGCGGACTTTATTGGGAGCAGTGGCTTGCATGGGCATCGTGCCGCCTATCACCCATATGCCGTATTTTTTGGCGGTGGCGGCCAGAAAATCCTGAATCGGGCCGTTTCCATCCTGCTCGCTGACTTTAACCTTGTCGTATTCGTTCATACCCATGATGGCAAAGTTTTCCGGCAAGGCTACCAGTTTCGCGCCGGCTTTCACGGCTTCGGCGATCTGTTTCTCGGCTTCAAGCAAATTGGCGCTGACTTGCGGTCCGGAGGCCATCTGGATGGCGGCACATATGGTCATGAGGTGTCCCTGATTTTAATTGTTTTCAATAGTTTTAACTGTTGGGGAGCCGTTTATTCGGCAGAGCCGTTCATTTGCTCAGCGACTCCAGCCAGCCGCCGGTTAAGCCGCGCCAAGCCTTTTGCACCAAGCCGTCTTGATCGTGTAACGGCGTGACCTCGACATTGCCCCAGGGCCCGGCGAGCTTGTATTGCGAGCCGAAAAAATAACCTTCTTTGTAATCGTCAGTCACCACTTGGGTAATGACGGCAGCGATACCGCCCACGATTGTACCAGCAATCGGCACTGCCCCGGAACTCTTGGGCACGACGGCAACGCGGTGGTCCATGGTCTTTTTTACCAGGTCGGCGGTGCCGGCTATACTGAGTTTCGCCGATACCGCGTCTATCAATAAATTGTCGGTATATGCCAAGCCGTTGCTGATTTTGAAGTCGCCGGTAATCTGATCAAAGGCCAAGCCCTGGCGGTAGACGTCGGTAAAATCCAGGCTCAAGCGTTTAGCCCATTGTTCCATGGCGATCAAACCCAGCAAGCGGCCGAAGCCGGGCTCTATGCTGGAAATGCGGCCGTCACTGAACTTCAACTGCATTTGCCCGGTCAGGTTGGCCGCTGAAAATTGCTGCGGGGCGCCGCGCCAGCCGCCGTTAAAATTGATTTCGGCGTGTGTGCCTCTTAAATCGTCGGTAAAACCTAGCTGCGACAGAAACAAGCCGAAACCGTTCATGTTCAGCTTGCCGGTTAATTGCGTCGAACTGCCGCCGACCAGTTTGATCCAGTCCGCACTGAAATCTATCGTACCGGCCACGCTGGCCAGTTGCACGTGTTTGAAATGAATGCCGTTGATCAGCCGCTCGGTATTCAGCTTCAAGCTACCCAAATCCACGCCGCGCCATAGCAGTTGCTTGCTGTCGATGTCGATCAAGGGCAAGTCGGTAACGACTTCTTCTGCCGCGTCGAAATTCAGGCTATCCATCGCCGACAAATTCAGATAATCCATTTGCAGCTTGATGATGTTGGTGCCGCCGCGCTGGTCGGGGATCGTCAATTTGCCGCGTGCCATCGCGCTGTCCAACGTGGCTTGCCAAGCTTGATTGATATGCTGCAACCGGCATTTTAGCGCGCCGATGTTCTGGCCTTGCCAGATCAGTTGCTCGGTATCCAGAATAACTTCTTTTAACGCCGGCAAACGTTGCTGGGTTTCGTTGTCGGAGAATGCGGCAAGCGCGTCGGACAATTTGAATTGCGGCTGCTTGATTTCCAGCTTCAACCCCACCGGTTCGTAAAAGTCCGCCGAGTTCCGGCCGAACACTATATGCCCGGAATGCAGTTGATTTTGTTTGCCGTCGATCAACAGCGCAGCGTTCAACTCCTTACCGTAAGTAATTTTTAGTGGCAAGTATGGGCTGTTGTTAAAAATAAAGCTTAGATTCAATGCTTGCTCTTGATCGGCCGATTTGGCCAGAGCATCCTGGGTGTTGATCGTTACGCCCTGTAAGTTGCTGTTAATGCTCAGGGTGGACGGCTTAGCCGCATCGTAAGGCAGCGTCAATACGGTTTGATAATTCAAGCTGCCGTCGGCAACCTGGTTTTTCAGGAAACTGAATTGTTTTTCCAAGCGCTTGATGTCGGTGGTGCCGTCTATCAGGATTTGCGTGGCACTGGCATCGCTTTGCAGGATGGCATGTATCGGATAACCCAGGGTACTGCCTTCCAGGCGGTTGCTGCTGACCCGGTCTTCGGTAAAGCGCAGCACACCGCTGATGTCGTTGACGGCCAGATCGACGGGTTTGACCAGCAAGCGAGCCTTATCCAGATGCGCATCGACTTTGACGGTGGTCGGCAACGTCTCGTAGTAAGCAATTTTCAGATCCAGGTCGACTTGGGTATGACCATCCGGGGCCAACACTTTAGCCAGCGGATCGATTTTGGCGCGTAGCGTGGTTTTTTGCAGATACTGCAAGCTTTGCGGCAGCTTACTCTGCACCTGGCCCAACACGTAAACATAATCGCTATTGGCCAGATCAGGAATCGAAACCACGGCTTGATTGATGTCGACGTTTTCGCTATGGCCGCCGTTAATCGCCACGTTCAGATCCGCGCCGAGGAATTGCACATCGGCATGCACCGCACGCAAATGCGGCCACAGGGCGTTGAACTGAATTTCGCCGTCGTCTATCTCAAACACTACTTCAAATAGGCCGGGACCGTTAGTGAACGGGAAGTCCGCTAACCTTCCGTTCAAGCGCATTTCGCCCTTGTCGATATGCCCGCCGATAAAAGCATCGTCCAGCCAGGCGACCGCATCCTTACCCATGATTTTGGCCGGCAGGTATTGCGGTACATTACTGATGTCTTTGAAATTGTCGAAACGGGTGCGCATATCGATGACAGCGCTGTCGTCATTCTTGGGGATGCTGAGTTGCAGATGGGTCTGCGTGTGGAAGGCCGCGCTGTCCAGTTGCAGATTTTCGCTAGCGATTTGCCAGTCGCTGTCGGTTTGCCGCCAGTTGATTCGGCCTTGTAAACGCGGGACGTCCAGGCTACTCCTAAACATTTGCGGCGCATTGAATTTGGCGTTGGTACTGTCGAATATCAGTTGCCCGCCCTGGTCGCCGGCAATGATAGAGCCGCTTAGCTCTTGTAATTGCGGCACGTCGCCTTGCGCATCGTTGCCCAGTTGGCTGAAATGGCCGTTGAGCGCATAGCGTTGCTGATTGCTCTCAGCGTAAAACGACAGATCGCGCAAAGTGCCGCGTGGATTGAGTGACAGCCATTTAGCCCAATCCGTTTGCTCTGCCGTTAAAAACGGCGGTATCAAATGCATCAAGGCTTGCAGATTCAACTGTTTGATCACGCCGCTGAGGTTGCCTTGCGCATCCTGCTGTAGATAGAGCTCGGCATCCCGCCAGCGCTGATGATTGGCGAAAACGTTGACGTCGTAGGCACTCCAACGTTGCCGGCCGTTTTGTTCGGTCCAGGCCAGATTGCCTTCAAAGGTGTCGAGTTGCAGCGGTTTGCCTTGCTGTCTGCCGAGTTTAATCTGTTGGCCTTGCAGATAACCGCTAACTTGGTAAGGCATCGAGTCGCGCCATTGGCTCCAGATCCGCATATCGCCCGAGCCGGATTCCAAATGCAAACCCAGCGGTAAATCCTCGATCAGCCAAGCCGGCCCTTGCAGATTGCTGCCTTCCACATAAATTTGGCCGTTGATGCCATTGGCCTGAAAGATATTGCCGTCAAGTTGGGCGGAAATGCGCAAGTTATCGCCGTATTGCTCCGGTAAACTGCTAACTAGATGGATCTCGTGGCTTTGATCCAGATAGTGGTTTTTGATCAGCAAATCGAAGTGTTCGACCGTTACCGGCGGCCGATGCCGCTTCAGATCCTGCCACGTCACCTGGCTTTGCAGGATCTCGTATTTGCCGCCCTGTAACAGCCACAGCGGTTGCCCGTCGCTGCTTTGCAGGCCTTTGATGCTGAGGCTGCCGTCCTCATTACGCAGAATATCCAGTTTGGCGCCCACCAGTGTCACCCAACTGGCGGCCATGGGGTCCTGGGTCAATAGCCATTCCAGTAAATCGATACCGATCCGAACTTCTTGCAAACGGATAGCCGGCTTCGCCCCGGCTTCGGCGCCTTCGATAGCGATTTCCCGCAACAATAATTCCGGGCTGAAGCCGCGCATATTCGCGCCCAGTTTGCCGATATGCAGCGGAATGCCGGTGGTCTCGCGGACTTTTTGTTCCAGCGTGATGCGGTAATCGGCAATGTCGATCAAAAAAACCCGTACCGCGCTCAAGACGAGGGCAATCGTGATCAGCGACCAGAACAACAGGTGTCGGGTAGCCCGGGTAACGTGGTGAATAACCAAAATAGCCGCCTATAACAACACCACGTCGTAGTGCTCCTGGTTATATTCGGCTTCGGCGCGGATTTTAATGCCGACTTTCAAGAACATTTCCAGCTCCGCCAGCATATCGGCTTCTTCGTCGAGCAACATTTCCACGACTTGTTCGGAAGCCAGTACCAGGATTTGCTGGACATTGTATTGCCTGACCACGCGAATAATTTCCCGAAATATTTCCAGGCAGATTGATTCGGCGGTTTTCAAGACGCCGCGGCCGCCGCAGGTCGAGCAAGGCTCGCAGAGAATGTGTTCCAAACTTTCGCGGGTACGTTTGCGGGTCATTTCCACCAGGCCCAGCGCGGATACTTCGGTGATCTTGGTCTTGGCGTGGTCCTTGTCCAGGTTGCGCTGCAAGGCCTGCAACACCTGCTTTTTATGGTCTTCGCTCTGCATATCGATGAAATCGATGATGATGATGCCGCCCAAATTCCGTAGCCGCAATTGCCGGGAAATGGTCTGCGCCGCTTCCAGATTGGTCTTGAAGATGGTTTCTTCCAGATTGCGACCGCCGACGTAGCCGCCGGTATTGACGTCGACAGTAGTCATCGACTCGGTCTGATCGAATACCAGATGGCCGCCGGATTTGAGTTTAACCTTGCGGTCCAGGGCCTTGCTGATTTCGTCTTCCACGTTGTAAATATCGAACACCGGCCGCTCGCCCGAATAATGCTCGATCACAGAAACGATTTCCGGCACGAAGGTTTCGGCGAATTCGACCAAGCGTAGAAAGGTTTCCTTGGAATCGACGCGGATTTTTTCGATGCCGTCCTTGTACAAATCCCGCAAGGTGCGGATGCTGAGCGGCAGGTCTTCATGGATCAGGGTTTTGACTTTGGCCTTGCTGCTTTTTTCCAGGATGGATTCCCAGAGTTTGTGCAAAAAAGTCATGTCGGAATACAAAATCACGTCTTCCACACATTCGGCGGCGGTGCGAGCGATGAAGCCGCCCGGCACCTGGTGTTTCAGCTGATAGGCTTCGATGCAAGCCCGCAAGCGGGTGCGTTCGGATTCGCATTCGATACGTTGCGAGACGCCGGAGTTACCGGCATAGGGCATGTAAACTTGGTAGCGGGACGGGATGGAAATATCGGTGGTCAACCGCGCCCCTTTGTTGCCGAGCGGATCTTTGGTGACTTGCACCACCAATTTTTGGCCTTCCTTTAAATAGTGTTCGATATTTTCCGAGGCTCTTTCGGCCAGTTCCTTGCTGCTGAAATCGGAGAGATGCAAAAACGCCGCCTTTTCCAAACCAATATCCACAAAAGCCGCCTGCATGCCCGGCAACACCCGGCACACTTCGCCTTTGTAAATGTTACCGACCAAACCTTTTTGCCGGACCCGTTCGATAATCAGCTCTTGCAGGACGCCGTTTTCGATCACCGCGACTCGGGTTTCCGGCGGCGTGACGTTGATTAATATTTCTTCGCTCATTGGATGATGTCTATGCCTGCTAGGCTTAATAATTGCGCGGTTTCGAAGAGCGGTAAGCCCATTACGCCGGAAAAACTGCCGGTGATCGATTCGATAAATACGCTGGCCAAGCCTTGAATCGCATAGGCGCCAGCCTTGTCGCACGGTTCCCCGGTTTGCCAATAGGCGACGATTTCCTGATGACTCAAGTATCGGAAGCGTACTTCGCTGACGCTAAGCGCTTGCCAGTGTTGCTCACCGCGTAAGGATACCGCGCTATAGACTTGATGGCTGCGACCGGACAGATGACTGAGCATTTCAATGGCGTGCTGCAAATCGTCCGGTTTGCCGAGGATGCGGCCGTCGCAAATCACGCTGGTATCCGCGGCCAGTACCGGTAAATCAGTGTCGACCGTTGCCAGACAGAGCGCCGATTTTTCTGCGGCTACCCGTTCGACGTAAGCAGTCGGTGTTTCGCCCGGCCGCGGCGTTTCGTCAATATCGACCGCCATGATACTGTGACGGATGCCGATTTGCTTGAGCAATTCGCTGCGGCGCGGCGAGGCGGAGGCCAGGATCAGTTGTGGGTGCATGCGCTTAACGATGGTAAGGGTGGTTATTCAACAGACTCCAGGCCCGGTAGATTTGTTCAGCGACAATCACTCGAACCAAGGGATGCGGGAAGGTCAGCGGCGATAAACTCCAGGATTCCTGT
The window above is part of the Methylomonas sp. ZR1 genome. Proteins encoded here:
- a CDS encoding YhdP family protein; protein product: MVIHHVTRATRHLLFWSLITIALVLSAVRVFLIDIADYRITLEQKVRETTGIPLHIGKLGANMRGFSPELLLREIAIEGAEAGAKPAIRLQEVRIGIDLLEWLLTQDPMAASWVTLVGAKLDILRNEDGSLSIKGLQSSDGQPLWLLQGGKYEILQSQVTWQDLKRHRPPVTVEHFDLLIKNHYLDQSHEIHLVSSLPEQYGDNLRISAQLDGNIFQANGINGQIYVEGSNLQGPAWLIEDLPLGLHLESGSGDMRIWSQWRDSMPYQVSGYLQGQQIKLGRQQGKPLQLDTFEGNLAWTEQNGRQRWSAYDVNVFANHQRWRDAELYLQQDAQGNLSGVIKQLNLQALMHLIPPFLTAEQTDWAKWLSLNPRGTLRDLSFYAESNQQRYALNGHFSQLGNDAQGDVPQLQELSGSIIAGDQGGQLIFDSTNAKFNAPQMFRSSLDVPRLQGRINWRQTDSDWQIASENLQLDSAAFHTQTHLQLSIPKNDDSAVIDMRTRFDNFKDISNVPQYLPAKIMGKDAVAWLDDAFIGGHIDKGEMRLNGRLADFPFTNGPGLFEVVFEIDDGEIQFNALWPHLRAVHADVQFLGADLNVAINGGHSENVDINQAVVSIPDLANSDYVYVLGQVQSKLPQSLQYLQKTTLRAKIDPLAKVLAPDGHTQVDLDLKIAYYETLPTTVKVDAHLDKARLLVKPVDLAVNDISGVLRFTEDRVSSNRLEGSTLGYPIHAILQSDASATQILIDGTTDIKRLEKQFSFLKNQVADGSLNYQTVLTLPYDAAKPSTLSINSNLQGVTINTQDALAKSADQEQALNLSFIFNNSPYLPLKITYGKELNAALLIDGKQNQLHSGHIVFGRNSADFYEPVGLKLEIKQPQFKLSDALAAFSDNETQQRLPALKEVILDTEQLIWQGQNIGALKCRLQHINQAWQATLDSAMARGKLTIPDQRGGTNIIKLQMDYLNLSAMDSLNFDAAEEVVTDLPLIDIDSKQLLWRGVDLGSLKLNTERLINGIHFKHVQLASVAGTIDFSADWIKLVGGSSTQLTGKLNMNGFGLFLSQLGFTDDLRGTHAEINFNGGWRGAPQQFSAANLTGQMQLKFSDGRISSIEPGFGRLLGLIAMEQWAKRLSLDFTDVYRQGLAFDQITGDFKISNGLAYTDNLLIDAVSAKLSIAGTADLVKKTMDHRVAVVPKSSGAVPIAGTIVGGIAAVITQVVTDDYKEGYFFGSQYKLAGPWGNVEVTPLHDQDGLVQKAWRGLTGGWLESLSK
- the rng gene encoding ribonuclease G — protein: MSEEILINVTPPETRVAVIENGVLQELIIERVRQKGLVGNIYKGEVCRVLPGMQAAFVDIGLEKAAFLHLSDFSSKELAERASENIEHYLKEGQKLVVQVTKDPLGNKGARLTTDISIPSRYQVYMPYAGNSGVSQRIECESERTRLRACIEAYQLKHQVPGGFIARTAAECVEDVILYSDMTFLHKLWESILEKSSKAKVKTLIHEDLPLSIRTLRDLYKDGIEKIRVDSKETFLRLVEFAETFVPEIVSVIEHYSGERPVFDIYNVEDEISKALDRKVKLKSGGHLVFDQTESMTTVDVNTGGYVGGRNLEETIFKTNLEAAQTISRQLRLRNLGGIIIIDFIDMQSEDHKKQVLQALQRNLDKDHAKTKITEVSALGLVEMTRKRTRESLEHILCEPCSTCGGRGVLKTAESICLEIFREIIRVVRQYNVQQILVLASEQVVEMLLDEEADMLAELEMFLKVGIKIRAEAEYNQEHYDVVLL
- a CDS encoding nucleoside triphosphate pyrophosphatase; protein product: MHPQLILASASPRRSELLKQIGIRHSIMAVDIDETPRPGETPTAYVERVAAEKSALCLATVDTDLPVLAADTSVICDGRILGKPDDLQHAIEMLSHLSGRSHQVYSAVSLRGEQHWQALSVSEVRFRYLSHQEIVAYWQTGEPCDKAGAYAIQGLASVFIESITGSFSGVMGLPLFETAQLLSLAGIDIIQ